In Populus trichocarpa isolate Nisqually-1 chromosome 16, P.trichocarpa_v4.1, whole genome shotgun sequence, a genomic segment contains:
- the LOC7466060 gene encoding protein QUIRKY, translating into MTQPPNIVRKLLVEVVDARDLLPKDGQGSSSACVIADFDGQRKRTTTKYRDLNPVWKETLEFIVSDPNNMEFEELEVEVLNDKKFGNGSGRKNHFLGRVKVYGSQFSKRGEEGIVYFPLEKKSVFSCIRGEIGLRICFYDELVEEDQQQAPAPSEEDADTLQDQKPLKSPAVIEEEGRVFEVLARPEINCHDYHHPHHHHFHHNGTHSPPFVVIEESPPPVVQVNSEPSLGSQQVPLPEEPHYVETHTQYHPEVRRMQTTRVASSGDNRVKTLRPPIGDFSPKVISGRFKSESTERIHPYDLVEPMQYLFISIVKARGLSQNESPIVKLRTSTHCVRSKPASYRPGASPDSPEWHQVFALGHNNKTDGQLPNAAGNIEISVWDARSEQFLGGVCFDISEVPVRDPPDSPLAPQWYRLESDAAAGQICNRVSGDIQLSVWIGTQADDAFAEAWSSDAPYVSHTRSKVYQSPKLWYLRVTVIEAQDLHLSSNLPPLTVPDIRIKAQLGFQSARTRRGSMSNHSTSFRWIDDLIFVAGEPLEESLILLVEDRTTKEAVLLGHIIIPVSSIEQRYDERHVASKWFALEGGGGDTGGAGCATGGSYRGRIHLRLCLEGGYHVLDEAAHVCSDFRPTAKQLWKPAIGVLELGILGARGLLPMKTKGGGKGSTDAYCVAKYGKKWVRTRTITDSFEPRWNEKYTWQVYDPSTVLTIGVFDNWHMFGEMSDDKPDCRIGKIRIRVSTLESNKVYMNSYPLLVLLRTGLKKMGEIELAVRFACPSLLPDTCAVYGQPLLPKMHYLRPLGVAQQEALRGAATKMVSLWLARSEPPLGPEVVRYMLDADSHAWSMRKSKANWFRIVAVLAWAVGLAKWLDDIRRWRNSVTTVLVHILYLVLVWYPELVVPTGFLYVFLIGVWYYRFRPKIPAGMDIRLSQAETVDSDELDEEFDTVPSMRPPEIIRARYDRLRMLAARVQTVLGDFATQGERVQALVSWRDPRATKLFIAVCLAITLILYVVPPKMVAVALGFYFLRHPMFRDPMPPASLNFFRRLPSLSDRLM; encoded by the coding sequence ATGACCCAACCACCAAATATCGTTCGGAAACTACTGGTAGAAGTAGTCGACGCACGGGATCTTCTCCCCAAAGACGGTCAGGGAAGCTCCAGTGCCTGTGTCATCGCCGACTTCGACGGTCAAAGAAAACGAACCACCACGAAATATCGTGACCTCAACCCCGTGTGGAAAGAGACGTTGGAGTTCATCGTTTCTGACCCAAACAACATGGAGTTCGAAGAGCTTGAAGTCGAGGTTCTTAATGACAAGAAATTCGGCAATGGTAGCGGCCGTAAAAACCATTTCTTGGGGAGGGTTAAAGTGTATGGCTCTCAGTTTTCTAAAAGAGGTGAAGAAGGGATTGTTTACTTCCCTCTTGAGAAGAAAAGTGTGTTCAGCTGTATAAGGGGAGAAATCGGTCtgagaatttgtttttacgATGAGTTAGTTGAAGAGGATCAGCAACAAGCTCCAGCTCCATCGGAGGAGGATGCAGATACGTTGCAAGATCAAAAGCCGCTAAAATCCCCGGCAGTTATTGAGGAGGAAGGCAGAGTTTTTGAAGTTCTCGCACGACCGGAGATTAACTGCCACGACTATCAccacccccaccaccaccattttCATCATAATGGGACTCACTCGCCTCCTTTTGTGGTTATCGAGGAGTCTCCACCGCCGGTGGTGCAGGTAAACTCGGAACCATCACTAGGTTCGCAACAAGTGCCTCTTCCAGAGGAGCCGCATTACGTAGAAACCCACACTCAGTACCATCCAGAAGTGAGGAGGATGCAGACTACGAGAGTCGCGTCCAGTGGTGATAACAGAGTGAAGACATTGAGGCCGCCAATCGGAGATTTCTCTCCTAAAGTAATTTCTGGCAGATTCAAGTCGGAATCGACGGAGAGGATCCATCCTTACGATCTTGTCGAACCAATGCAGTATTTGTTCATCAGCATTGTCAAGGCTCGTGGTTTATCGCAAAACGAGAGTCCTATCGTCAAGTTAAGGACCTCAACTCATTGTGTGAGGTCTAAACCAGCGAGTTACCGACCTGGTGCCTCACCGGATTCGCCTGAGTGGCACCAGGTTTTTGCATTGGGTCATAATAACAAGACTGACGGACAGCTCCCCAATGCAGCTGGCAACATAGAGATCTCAGTTTGGGACGCACGTTCGGAGCAGTTTCTCGGCGGTGTTTGCTTTGATATCTCTGAAGTTCCGGTGAGGGATCCGCCGGACAGTCCGCTTGCTCCTCAGTGGTACCGATTGGAAAGTGACGCTGCCGCTGGTCAGATATGTAATAGGGTTTCTGGTGATATCCAGCTCTCTGTATGGATTGGGACTCAAGCTGATGATGCATTTGCTGAAGCGTGGAGCTCAGACGCCCCTTACGTCTCTCACACGCGCTCAAAGGTTTACCAGTCCCCTAAGCTGTGGTATTTGAGAGTGACGGTTATTGAAGCTCAAGATCTTCACCTTTCGTCCAATCTGCCACCTTTGACAGTTCCGGATATCAGAATCAAAGCTCAATTGGGGTTCCAATCGGCGAGGACGAGGCGAGGGTCCATGAGCAATCATAGTACGTCGTTCCGATGGATCGATGACCTAATTTTCGTCGCCGGCGAGCCGCTGGAAGAGTCATTGATTCTGCTAGTGGAGGACCGTACCACCAAGGAAGCGGTACTCCTCGGGCACATCATAATTCCCGTGAGCTCAATCGAGCAACGGTATGATGAGCGCCACGTGGCATCCAAATGGTTCGCGTTGGAAGGAGGCGGCGGGGACACTGGGGGAGCAGGCTGTGCTACTGGCGGGTCCTACCGTGGGAGAATCCATTTGCGTCTCTGTTTGGAAGGAGGGTATCACGTGCTTGATGAAGCGGCGCACGTGTGCAGTGATTTTAGACCCACGGCTAAGCAGCTATGGAAGCCAGCTATTGGGGTTTTGGAGCTGGGGATTTTAGGGGCTCGTGGGTTGCTGCCCATGAAAACCAAAGGAGGGGGCAAAGGTTCGACCGATGCTTATTGTGTGGCTAAGTATGGCAAAAAATGGGTCCGAACAAGAACTATCACGGATAGCTTTGAGCCACGTTGGAACGAGAAGTATACCTGGCAGGTCTATGATCCCAGCACTGTTCTCACCATTGGGGTTTTCGACAATTGGCACATGTTTGGTGAAATGTCTGATGATAAACCTGATTGCCGTATCGGGAAAATACGTATACGAGTATCTACATTGGAGAGCAACAAGGTGTACATGAATTCGTATCCCTTGTTGGTTTTATTAAGAACCGGGTTGAAGAAAATGGGTGAGATCGAATTAGCGGTTCGGTTTGCTTGCCCGAGTTTATTACCGGATACCTGTGCAGTTTATGGGCAGCCATTGCTTCCTAAAATGCACTATCTTCGGCCGCTCGGGGTAGCCCAACAAGAGGCATTGCGTGGTGCAGCCACCAAAATGGTTTCTTTGTGGCTTGCGCGGTCCGAGCCACCATTGGGACCAGAGGTGGTTAGGTACATGCTGGATGCGGATTCTCATGCATGGAGCATGAGAAAGAGTAAAGCCAATTGGTTTCGAATCGTAGCGGTTCTTGCATGGGCTGTCGGGTTGGCTAAATGGTTGGATGATATTCGAAGATGGAGAAACTCGGTCACAACTGTATTGGTTCATATTTTGTATTTGGTGCTTGTTTGGTATCCGGAATTGGTAGTCCCAACAGGGTTCTTATATGTGTTCTTGATTGGTGTTTGGTACTATAGGTTCAGGCCTAAGATACCGGCAGGCATGGATATCCGGTTATCACAAGCAGAAACCGTTGACTCGGATGAACTAGATGAGGAATTCGACACGGTACCAAGCATGAGACCACCCGAAATTATAAGGGCCCGTTATGACAGGTTAAGGATGTTGGCAGCCCGAGTCCAAACAGTTTTGGGCGATTTTGCAACCCAAGGGGAGAGGGTTCAAGCTTTGGTGAGTTGGAGAGATCCGAGAGCCACAAAGTTGTTCATAGCGGTATGTTTGGCTATAACATTGATACTGTATGTGGTTCCACCAAAAATGGTAGCTGTGGCCTTAGGATTCTATTTTTTACGACACCCCATGTTTAGAGACCCAATGCCTCCGGCTAGCTTGAACTTTTTCCGCCGGCTTCCGAGCTTATCAGATCGGTTAATGTAG
- the LOC7487465 gene encoding uncharacterized protein LOC7487465, which translates to MMRKVSHKMFDHQQLCRARTPILSAIAFTATIFFVYANGIISTIALQSSSASTKEISGELHIRITERQIMSTVIKQPLRSTQEEIKEVDRSENQSSVIPPFSLTVEERIEWFRKKVPEFEILKSDNLTKEFLGRVLEFFNNECDVRFFMTWISPVESFGRREFLALESLFKVHPHGCLLILSRDLDSIQGYRILKPLLDRKFKVAAITPDLSFLFKNTPAETWFEEIKSGNKDPGEIPLAQNLSNLIRLAVLYKFGGIYLDTDFIVLKSFADLRNAIGAQSIDVSKSWTRLNNAVLVFDMNHPLLLKFIEEFASTFDGNKWGHNGPYLVSRVVQKVAGRPGYNFTVLPPMAFYPVGWNRIGGFFKKPVNKVESRWVNAKLLQLSGETYGLHLWNRQSSKFSIEEGSIMGRLISDHCVICEYKYSS; encoded by the coding sequence ATGATGAGAAAAGTTTCTCACAAGATGTTTGATCACCAGCAACTCTGTCGTGCCAGAACCCCTATCCTATCTGCCATAGCATTCACTGCTACAATCTTTTTTGTCTATGCAAACGGTATCATTTCTACCATTGCCTTACAATCATCTTCTGCTAGCACCAAGGAAATTTCTGGTGAGCTACATATTCGCATAACTGAAAGACAAATCATGTCGACTGTCATTAAGCAACCACTTCGTTCTACGCAAGAAGAGATTAAAGAAGTTGATCGTAGTGAAAATCAGAGTTCTGTAATTCCGCCCTTTAGCCTCACAGTAGAAGAAAGAATCGAATGGTTTCGGAAGAAGGTGCCGGAGTTCGAGATTTTGAAGTCAGACAACCTGACCAAGGAATTTCTCGGTCGAGTTCTTGAGTTTTTCAACAATGAGTGCGATGTTCGATTCTTCATGACATGGATTTCGCCGGTAGAATCCTTTGGAAGAAGGGAGTTCCTGGCCCTGGAAAGTTTGTTCAAAGTCCACCCTCATGGTTGCTTATTGATTCTATCAAGAGACCTGGATTCCATACAAGGGTATAGGATTCTGAAACCACTTCTTGACCGCAAGTTCAAAGTTGCTGCAATCACACCTGACTTGTCCTTTTTGTTCAAGAACACCCCAGCAGAAACTTGGTTTGAGGAGATAAAGAGTGGGAACAAAGACCCTGGTGAAATTCCTTTGGCTCAGAATCTATCAAACCTCATTAGACTTGCAGTCTTATACAAGTTTGGAGGGATTTACTTGGATACAGATTTCATTGTCCTGAAAAGTTTTGCTGACTTGAGGAACGCAATTGGAGCACAAAGCATTGATGTGTCCAAGAGTTGGACCAGATTGAACAATGCGGTTCTAGTCTTTGATATGAACCATCCACTTCTACTCAAGTTCATAGAGGAATTTGCTTCGACTTTTGATGGAAACAAATGGGGGCATAATGGGCCCTATTTAGTTTCCAGAGTAGTGCAGAAAGTGGCTGGAAGACCTGGGTATAACTTTACAGTCTTGCCTCCTATGGCATTCTATCCAGTTGGCTGGAACAGGATAGGTGGTTTTTTCAAGAAACCAGTAAACAAAGTAGAATCAAGATGGGTAAATGCCAAGCTACTTCAGCTAAGTGGGGAGACTTATGGGTTACACTTATGGAACAGGCAGAGCAGTAAATTCAGCATTGAAGAAGGAAGTATCATGGGTAGATTGATATCAGATCACTGTGTCATTTGCGAATACAAATACAGTTCTTGA